GACGCTGTATCCCACAGTTATCGAGTAACAGACCACTGGTTCCCCTGCACTGATCCGGACTGATCTGGAATGAACCCGCCGAGCGCTTGGATTAGGGGCATTCCGACCGGTCGTCGGTCAGAGCGGCACGGCGGGGCACCGGCTGCACCTGGTCGATCGTCAGCGTCAAATCGGCGTGCGCTTCCCGAAGCGCTTCGACCTGACCGCGCATCTCGGCGATCTCGCGGCGCAACGAGGCGAGTTGTTCTTCGAGCCCTTTCGGAACCGACCGGCGGAACCGTGTCAGGGCACCTGCCACGATCTTCAGAGCCATCAACGCGCTGATGGCGATGATCGCTGTCACCGGTACGATCACGTCAGGACCCACGGCAATCGGCACCATATCAGTGCGCCTCTTCCTGGCGACCCCGTGCGCCGATCGCCGCACGTGGTAGATCTTCGAGCATGAGCGTCAGGTCCGCCTGCGTCTCCCGGATCGCCTTGATGTCGGCGCGCATCTCGGAAAGCTCTCGCATCACCTTCTGCAGCTCGCGTTCCGTCGCGCCGCGAATCAGTCCGCTCTTCCGAGATGAGTACGAGATACCCATCCAAACGATGGCGAGCGTGATGCCACCGGCAATCGCCAACCCACCAAACAGCAACAACGCCAAGCCAGCAAACATGTGCATCTTCCTGCGCCTTCGCCGTCACCCGGCAGAGCCGGTCGGACGAATGATCCGTTCGATGGTGCGAGATAGGCTCAGGTCGCCGAACCCGCCTGACGACTTCATCTCCTCGTCGGCTTCGATCAGCCGCTCGTAGGCAACCAGCAACTCCGCCGTCGTGAACTTCGCCGACTGCCGGAACGCCAGATACGCCGCATAGGGCTTCTGTTTCAGCAGGTTCGTCTGAGCGCCCGACGGTAGGCTGCGAACCGTCTCCGCATCCCACTTCCCGTGGACGCCCGAACTGAACGCACCATAGCTCATCTCCGGCGCGACGTCGAGGACGCGCCCGCTTTCGCACAGCAGACGCGCCTGAAGCATCATCCGCACCTGCCGCACGAGCATCGCGTGGACGCGAAGGGGGGGTTCCCCCTGCTTGAGCACGTCGTCAAGGCACATGAGCGCCTTGGCGAGGTCGCGTGCGCCCAGCGCATCCGTCAGGTCGAACACCGAACTGGAAGTCCCGTCCGACACGGCAGCTGTGACATCGGAGAGCGTGATCTCCTCGGCATCGCCCACGTAGGCGACGAGCTTCTCCAGCTCGTCCACGATCCGACCCAGATCATCGTTTGTCCGCGACCGGAACGCCGCCAACGCATCCGACGCGATCCGCCGATCCGCGTCGTTGAGCCGCTTCCCGATGAACCGCGCGACCGTGTCGCGGGAAGCCGCGCCGCCACTACCGGAAAGCAACGAGTCCACATCCGCCACGACGCCGACCCGAGCGATCTCCCGCACCAGCGGCGACCGCCCGTCGACGCTTCCGCGAACCATCAGGACGACCGTGCAGGTCGGCGGAGGACCTTCCGACAGCCATTCCGAGAACCGCGACGCACTGGAGACGGCGTCCGTCGAGTCCGGCAGAGGCATCTCCCCGAAGGTCCCTGCAGCGCCATCCAGGAACGCTGCCAAGGCGGGAGCCTGAGTCAGAACGTCTGCCCGGAGAGCCGCCATCTGGAGCTGCGCCTCTGACGAGTCCAAGGGAACCGGTTCCAGTCCGAGCGCAACGAACAGCAGCCCAAGCGCCCGCGAGTCGTTGCCCGAATCGTGCGCGTCGGATGCCTGTTGCAGGGCTTCGACCGGCGTGGGAATCGCCGCGCCGCTGAGGAACGCCGGATCATGCACCACGACGACGCGACGGTTCCCCGCCATCGGGAACGTCTCTGCGATCGACGTCAGCTCCTCGACCGTCGTCACGGTTCCGTCCAGCATGTCGACATTCATCGACCGCGCCGCCGCGTCGGGCGACAGCGCCGCCACGATGGCGTCAGTGAGCTCTTCCAGCAGGTATTGCTCGGAGCCGAACGCAAGGTAGACCGGCGCCACCGATCCGCCGCGGATCGCTTGGGGGATATCGCGGATGTTGCGGATCTCGCCCAGACGCTGTCGGGCGTTGGACCCCGTGCCGGATCGCGCCATGGAGATGCCTTGAACCGCTGTTGGTTATCGGAAT
This genomic stretch from Candidatus Poribacteria bacterium harbors:
- the holA gene encoding DNA polymerase III subunit delta, which produces MARSGTGSNARQRLGEIRNIRDIPQAIRGGSVAPVYLAFGSEQYLLEELTDAIVAALSPDAAARSMNVDMLDGTVTTVEELTSIAETFPMAGNRRVVVVHDPAFLSGAAIPTPVEALQQASDAHDSGNDSRALGLLFVALGLEPVPLDSSEAQLQMAALRADVLTQAPALAAFLDGAAGTFGEMPLPDSTDAVSSASRFSEWLSEGPPPTCTVVLMVRGSVDGRSPLVREIARVGVVADVDSLLSGSGGAASRDTVARFIGKRLNDADRRIASDALAAFRSRTNDDLGRIVDELEKLVAYVGDAEEITLSDVTAAVSDGTSSSVFDLTDALGARDLAKALMCLDDVLKQGEPPLRVHAMLVRQVRMMLQARLLCESGRVLDVAPEMSYGAFSSGVHGKWDAETVRSLPSGAQTNLLKQKPYAAYLAFRQSAKFTTAELLVAYERLIEADEEMKSSGGFGDLSLSRTIERIIRPTGSAG